CGACCCGGGCTTCTCCGGACACGTCACCCTCGAACTGTCGAACGTCGCCACCCTGCCGATCAAGCTCTGGCCGGGGATGAAGATCGGCCAGCTCTGCTTCTTCCAGCTCAGCTCGCCGGCCGAGCATCCGTACGGCTCGGGCGAGTACGGCTCCCGCTACCAGGGGCAGCGCGGCCCGACCGCCTCCCGCTCGCACCTGAACTTCGTGCGCTCCGACGTGTCGGCGGGCACCGCGGGCGCGGCTCCGGATGCCCGCCCCTCCACCTCCGAGCCGACGACCCTCGGCGGCCACGGCTGACCCGCTCCTCTTCGTCGATCCCTGCTCGTCGTGACGGGCTGGCGTGGTGGGTCCGCGCGGGTGATGATGGGGTGAGCCGCGAGGGCGGCGAGGCGGGGCGAAGAGGGCGGAGCGACGATGACCGGATGGCACGCCCGCTTCGAGCGCGACGCGCGCTTCCGGCAGGCCGTCGAGACGGAGTACGAGGGCCCGTACGACGTCGGTGATGCCGTCTGGTGGCTCGATCATCCCTCGGACGACGCGCCCTCGGGGGAGCCGTCACCGCGCCGCGTGCTGTCCGCGCTGCAGCGTGACGCATTCGCCCGCCCGGCCGGCGCGGGCGACGAGTCCAGGTCGCTGGAGGCCCTGGCCGAGCTCCAGTCGCTCACAGCCGCCCTCGACGCCGACCGCGACGAGACGCAGCGGGCGGTCGATGAGGCGCTGGCGGTTCTGGATGCCCGTCCCGCCCTCCGCCGCAGAACCACCGTGCTGCTCGCCGGGGCCTTCATCGCGGCCGGCTGCCTGGCGGGAGGGGCGGTCTTCGCGGCGACGAGCGTGATCGCGACGGGAGGTTTCGGGGGCGGCGCCGGAAGCAGCGCCGACGGCGGGAGCAGCAGCACGAACGGTCCGGGAGGCTCGGCCGGCGGCGGCCCGGGCACGAGCCAGGGCGACAACGGTGACAACGCTGCGGAGGCCGCCGCCGACGGCGCGGGCACGGCGGCGGACGGCGGGTCGAGCTACAGCGCCACCGGCGGCGACGGTTCCGCCGCTCCGGCACCGCGGCTCACGGCGGCGCCGTACCCGAACTTCCCACCGGGCGTGGGGGCCGACTCGTACGCCGCGATCTTCTCCCACGGGCAGCTCGTCGCAGACCTTCCGCCCTCCGAACCCGCGGCAGAACTGCTGGTCGCGACCTTCCGCGCGCTGAACATCGGCCAGAACAGCCCGGGTGCGGTCTATGCGGCGGTGAACACGTCGAACCAGGTGTGCCTGGTGGTCTACGGAAACCCGGTGGACTACGGCTACACCTGCGACGACGTCGACCGGGTGGCGACCAGCGGGCTGCAGGTGTCCCTCGCGACCCGGGACCACACGGATCCGGCCTCGGGCGTGGTGACGCCCGGCGTCGGGCTCTCGGCGCGCTGGCTGCCCGACGGCGCCCTCACCCTCGACTCGTCGCTGCCCTACGACCGCGACTGACTCGCAGACCGGTCGGATCCCGCCATGACCTGGCGCGCGGGGCCGATACGCTGGAAACGGAGGCCCCGATGACCCAGCAGCACCCCGAGCAGACCGCCCACCCGATCAGCCGGCAGGACGCAGATCCGAGCGACGCGGGGGCGGAGCGCACGGCGGCCCCGGGCATCCGTGACCGCGTGTTCGCGGCAGCCCTGTTCGACATGGACGGCACGCTCATCGACTCGACTCCCGCCGTCGACCGCTCGTGGACGACGTGGGGGCAGGAGTACGGCCTCGACCCCGCATTCCGCGAGGGCATGCACGGCAAGCCGGCGATCGGCCTGGTCAGCGCTGTCATCGCGCCGGAGCATGTGGAGGAGGCCTTCGCGCGCATCCTGCACCTCGAACTGGTCGACGTCGACGGCATCACTCCGCTCGGCGGCGCCGCAGAACTGCTCGGCAGCCTGCCCGAGGAACGCCGCGCGATCGTGACGTCGTGCACGCGCGACCTCGCCCGGGTGCGGATCGGAGCCGCGGGCATCCCGGCGCCGGCCACGGTCGTGACGATCGACGACACCCCCCGGGGCAAGCCGTTCCCCGAGCCGTTCCTCGAGGGCGCGCGCCGGTTGGGCGTCGACCCGCGCGACTGTGTGGTCTTCGAGGATGCCCCCGCCGGGCTCGCCGCCGGCCGGGCTGCAGGATGCACGACCGTCGGCGTGG
Above is a genomic segment from Subtercola boreus containing:
- a CDS encoding HAD-IA family hydrolase, which gives rise to MTQQHPEQTAHPISRQDADPSDAGAERTAAPGIRDRVFAAALFDMDGTLIDSTPAVDRSWTTWGQEYGLDPAFREGMHGKPAIGLVSAVIAPEHVEEAFARILHLELVDVDGITPLGGAAELLGSLPEERRAIVTSCTRDLARVRIGAAGIPAPATVVTIDDTPRGKPFPEPFLEGARRLGVDPRDCVVFEDAPAGLAAGRAAGCTTVGVVGTHSAAELDADLVVDSLADVRLVPSPGGFRLAY